The proteins below come from a single Leptospira ellinghausenii genomic window:
- the hisC gene encoding histidinol-phosphate transaminase, whose translation MASQENLFDPKLFVRKELQQFSPYTPGEQPGLTTSTIKLNTNENPYPPSPKIQKALEEVIEKGLLRKYPNYHARKLQELIANDYDLDPNQILVTNGSDEALRLLFQTFIGPGDTVVAPDPTYSYYPVLTEQMMVGANYKAIPVLENLHFDFETLKKSDGKLLCFAHPNAPTGIEEPKEKLLDLIRSFRGFVLSDEAYIDFTDASASLMPEIKHHPNLLVSRTFSKSYALAGLRVGYIVGSVETISWIRKLKDSYNVGIIDQVIAETSYQDKEYFLTKRNLVISERSRLKTNLESLGFTIPDSSTNFLFCKPKPGISPEHLYLSLKEKNILIRYFSYGICKEFIRITIGTKEENDILFQSLKALV comes from the coding sequence ATGGCTTCACAAGAAAACCTATTTGACCCAAAGTTATTTGTGAGAAAGGAACTCCAACAATTTTCTCCCTACACTCCAGGAGAACAACCAGGCCTTACTACTTCCACCATCAAGTTAAATACAAACGAAAATCCGTATCCTCCGTCACCAAAAATCCAAAAGGCATTAGAAGAAGTGATCGAAAAAGGATTACTCCGCAAGTATCCCAATTACCATGCAAGGAAACTACAAGAACTCATTGCAAATGATTATGATTTGGACCCAAACCAAATCCTTGTGACCAATGGTTCGGATGAAGCCTTACGTTTGTTATTCCAAACCTTTATTGGTCCCGGTGACACAGTTGTTGCACCAGACCCAACGTATTCCTATTACCCAGTTCTTACCGAACAAATGATGGTGGGAGCGAATTACAAAGCAATCCCTGTCTTAGAAAATCTACATTTTGATTTTGAAACACTTAAAAAATCAGATGGTAAGTTACTATGTTTTGCCCATCCAAACGCACCTACGGGCATTGAAGAACCGAAAGAGAAACTATTAGATCTGATTCGTTCGTTTCGAGGTTTTGTATTGTCGGATGAAGCATACATTGATTTTACAGATGCTAGCGCCAGTTTGATGCCAGAGATCAAACACCATCCGAACCTACTTGTTTCCAGAACATTTTCCAAATCATATGCACTCGCTGGACTTCGTGTTGGTTACATTGTTGGATCCGTTGAAACCATTTCGTGGATACGAAAACTCAAAGATTCCTATAATGTTGGAATCATTGACCAAGTGATTGCCGAAACGTCTTACCAAGACAAAGAATATTTCTTAACGAAACGAAATCTTGTCATTTCAGAACGTTCTCGCCTGAAAACCAATTTGGAATCCCTGGGTTTTACCATCCCTGATTCTTCTACTAATTTTCTCTTTTGCAAACCAAAACCAGGAATTTCGCCTGAACACTTATACCTTTCCTTAAAAGAAAAAAATATCCTCATCCGGTATTTTTCCTATGGAATTTGTAAAGAATTCATTCGGATAACGATTGGAACAAAAGAAGAAAATGATATCCTTTTCCAATCCCTAAAGGCTTTAGTCTAA
- a CDS encoding Hsp20/alpha crystallin family protein, whose amino-acid sequence MNTLTKENKQELDGNTGVKEVKPQVRVYSPNVDVYETENTILFRVEMPGVDETSVEITIEKDQLQLEGKFQIGTEEKGQVRLAEYKEGNYFRKFTISKAIDSEKAVAKMKNGILELSIPKIEPKKTKIEIRNS is encoded by the coding sequence ATGAATACACTGACAAAAGAAAATAAACAAGAGTTAGATGGAAATACCGGAGTGAAAGAAGTTAAACCACAAGTTAGGGTTTACTCTCCGAATGTAGATGTTTATGAGACAGAAAACACAATTTTATTCCGAGTGGAAATGCCTGGTGTGGATGAAACATCTGTTGAGATCACAATCGAAAAAGACCAACTCCAATTAGAAGGGAAATTCCAAATTGGAACGGAAGAAAAAGGTCAGGTTCGACTAGCGGAATACAAAGAAGGTAACTATTTCCGAAAGTTTACCATAAGCAAAGCGATCGATTCTGAAAAAGCTGTTGCAAAAATGAAAAACGGAATTTTAGAACTTTCCATTCCGAAAATTGAACCGAAAAAAACGAAAATTGAAATTCGAAATTCATAA
- a CDS encoding Hsp20/alpha crystallin family protein: MLFRILDPQTKTNQFWRDFDRLNDELTRSILNDQFGSSSHFPPVNVYTKEDEALVTCLLPGMDTDQIDINVKDNMLSIHGKKKAEDLAEGTEVHRREIFHGEFHRTLELPFRVNQDQVSAKYVNGVLNIHLPRREEDKPKKVSINIG, encoded by the coding sequence ATGTTATTTCGAATTCTAGACCCACAAACAAAAACTAACCAGTTTTGGAGAGACTTTGATCGTTTGAACGATGAGTTGACTCGTTCCATTTTGAATGACCAATTCGGAAGTTCATCGCATTTTCCTCCTGTAAATGTGTACACAAAAGAAGATGAGGCACTGGTCACTTGCCTTTTGCCTGGGATGGACACAGACCAAATTGATATCAATGTAAAAGACAATATGCTTTCCATTCATGGAAAGAAAAAGGCAGAAGATTTAGCGGAAGGAACAGAAGTTCATCGTAGGGAAATTTTCCATGGTGAATTCCACAGAACACTTGAGCTTCCTTTCCGAGTAAACCAAGACCAAGTATCTGCAAAATACGTAAACGGTGTCTTAAACATTCACTTACCGAGAAGAGAAGAAGACAAACCGAAAAAAGTATCCATCAATATCGGATAA
- a CDS encoding RidA family protein — protein sequence MPISDQLNALGIQIPPVPAALAAYIPSKRSGNLVFTSGQLPLVSGKLRKMGKVGKDITLEEAKEEAKQCLLNALSALLLQISSLDQIKSVVKLGVYVASDENFTEQHLVANGASELVGQIFGEKGKHARFAIGVSSLPLNASVELEMTVEVE from the coding sequence ATGCCTATTTCAGATCAATTGAATGCACTTGGGATCCAAATCCCACCCGTTCCAGCGGCTCTTGCAGCCTATATTCCTTCCAAACGTTCTGGAAATTTAGTTTTTACTTCGGGCCAACTCCCACTTGTTTCTGGAAAGTTACGGAAAATGGGAAAGGTGGGAAAGGATATTACTCTTGAGGAAGCGAAAGAAGAAGCAAAACAGTGTTTACTCAATGCCCTTTCGGCTTTGTTGTTACAGATAAGCTCCCTAGACCAAATAAAATCAGTTGTGAAACTCGGAGTTTATGTTGCAAGCGATGAAAACTTCACAGAACAACACTTAGTTGCCAATGGGGCATCTGAACTTGTAGGTCAAATTTTTGGCGAAAAAGGAAAACATGCAAGGTTTGCCATTGGGGTCAGTTCCTTACCTCTGAATGCGAGTGTCGAATTAGAAATGACAGTTGAAGTGGAATGA